tgtgacaggaTGAGGGGGGCGTGTCCTGCGGGCCGTCATCCCGCCGCCCGACTCTACTCTACGTAGACTTGtggctccaaatgatgtcacacaagcaagatggccgcGGAGACACGTCGGCCATCTTTATATAAACAGTCAACGAACCCGagcaacaaagacaacaagTACCGGCCaatgagaggcagaggagggcgGGTCTTAGTCATCAATAATAAGGTAGTGTCTGTGAGGTGTTCAGGGAACatcggtaaattgtagcgtctactgaCAGCCTGCCTGTGAGGCGTTTAAGGCCCAAACatacaaaagaaacaaacaaacagtatattaaaataaaaataatctgaagCATAATGAATTATACTGAActtacaataaaaaagaaaatgctgtaTTATGTTTGTGGTGTAAAATAAACACTTATTGATCAAAGTGCAGCGATTTGATACCCAGATATCTGTGATCAGTCTGAGTGATCCCACAGagtcaaatgtttggttttAAACTACTAAATGTTATAAacatgatgtttgtgtgtcagacTGACAGAAGTGACTCGTTATTCTTCAGTATTTAGACGTGAAAACATGTTAGTTTGATTACAGGTTGAGATTAAACTGTGAATGCTTTTCCAGGCTGCTGACATTTACAGCGGAGGTCATCGGCATCCATGGCAGCCGTgacctttaaaacacacacacacacacacacacacacacacacagctcagtgtgtgtgtgtgtgtgtgtgtgtgtgtgtgtgtgtgtgtgtgtgtgtcacagcttcaTACTAACACATTAATAACACGCTACATGTGGAAACCTTCTGCTTCATGTTCTCACGTCtaaaagctgcaactaacaattaattcttattatcaattaatctgctgatcaGTTTATGAATGAATCCATTCATTCATCGTTTATAAACTGATCGTCATCGTTCTCAGAGTCAAAACAACCAGAAACTATTATTCAAcgatcaaaacagttgctgattgattttcgATCAATCAGctaataatgaatgaattgattggagatgaagatgatgtcatcatttacTTCTGGAGGCGTTTTCATCTCCAGTGATGAAGATATTTAATGAAACATCACTAATTACAAACAAACCTTTATATTAAATACTATAAACAACTAATAATCAATACGTTGATCAATGgcgcaaacaaacaaaccctgtTGGTTAAATTCTCCTCGTTAGAAACTGTAACATCTGAAGACTTGAAACATGacgaagaaagaaaagaatcattgaagatcaaaataaaaacagcttgaAATCACCagataataaacatgaaaatgtgtctgaaagTTGTTTGTTATTGTGACTCATCAGGAAACTGTTGTAACTATTAAAGTTGAAGTTCTGACTCAGCGTTTCATAACTTATGACTCATCACATCAGTCTCAACTTTCCTTTTCTTGGCAGAAACAGTCGTGTGGAGAAGAAGCCGGATCAGCTGCTGCTCCGTGTTTCTCATAACGAAGCAGATCAATCGTCTCCATCACCGTCAATACTCAGATTGATCTCACTGTTCACACGCAGAAATCAATCGATCAGTTTCATcagaggagaaaggaaagaagtGTTTGAACGTCAGAGACGCTGAGCTGCGACTGTCTACAAACCCGACCTCGTTTTAacaaatcatcatatttacagCAGTTTAATTCCTCtttaactaataataataataataataataataataataacaactttAAATGTAGGATTAAAGCTGCTGCATGTTTATTAGCAGTCtatgtatgttgtgtgttttttttcttctttgatgaattttatttttagattatattattttattgtacattaataacctgaatataaacagttaataaatgtttataactgTAATGTAGTTAGAAGCAGATATAAGttgttataatatataaatataatttacagGATGTTATTAACCATTTATGAGCTGTTTATATGCTGattatagattttattttttaaatatgtgtttgttgaGACGtctttaaaagctttttcacttctttaattcattgttttttttttcttatttgtgcaaataaactaaaaaacaaaactaaatatgttcttttttttcatttgatgctGAATGTAAAAGAATAGAAATGAATCAGGTTTGAATCAGATCAATGTACATGTTTGTTATTGATATAAAGTCTGATACTGTTCATATCAGCATCATTACACAGGAGTACCACTACGTGtaacgtgcgtgtgtgtgcgtgtgtgtgtgtgtgtgcgtgcgtgtggaATAAAAGCAGCTGCGTCATGTCCACCTTTAATCGCCTCATCATCCCCCAAAACTGATTGATCTCCATCAGACATCAGACACACCTGCCTGCAGGTCCGCACTGCGggcacgacacacacacacagacacgcgcgcgcacacacgcGTGCGCGCCGCTACGTCGTCGCTCAGAACTTCCATTGAGAACTAATTCGATTTTAGATTTTGAATATCGATACGATTAATTACCAAATGAAACAGGACTTGAAGCCGTAATTGTTGAAGTTGGTTCTGGTGTTTAATTCGGCATAAAGAATTTTAACCCAGCAGCTCttgtttaaattaaactttatatattttatagctGCCAGCGTCTCTTTTTAAGCGCCTTCAATGTAGCAGCGAGCTTCGCAAACAGCTCAcaaagtttaaatttaaagaaataaagtgCTGCTTTTGTAAGTAATTTGTACGCCGAATTAACAACACGACCGTTATTATCTATAAAACGCAAATCTTCAACCCGTTTCTACTGCACGTGAGTGTCTAAATGTAATATCTCATTAAACGCCAGATTTTTCAGGGAAGTTTGGTTCGATGTTCCTACACACTGTCAGCACGTACATCAGCACCGAGGAGGCTGTAGATCCTCCAAAACACCGGCTGGACAGACACTCACCTTGTCCCAGGTTAACCACTGCTGCACCGCCTTGTCCAGCTGCGGGTCGCCGGTGCTCGGGCACCTCAGGTTGGCGTTCAGGTCCCCGTTAACTCCGTTATCGTCTCCCATGCTGGCTGACAGGGATCCCGGCTAGCTAACAGTCCTGGAGCAGGGCCAGCTCACAGCCAGCGGGCTCCTGGGTGAAGTGAGGCGGTTAGCTCAGCTGTTAGCTCAGCGGTTAGCTGCCCCATCTGCTGTTTGTTATGGCCGCTGAACTTTAACTTTCACCGAGCTAATAGGAGCTAATAAAAGCTAACGGAAGCTACACGCTTAAAGTTACTCTACAGCGCAGCCGGCAGCCGGCTagctgttagcatgctaaccgaGAGTCTTCCTCAGTAAATATTCGTCTTAAAGCTTAACATGACAGATAAATTATAACcagaaatcaataaataataaccaGGAAAGTTTATAAACACTTACGTCACTCCtgcagagtcacacacacagagcttccggtctcttttaaaaataaaaggctCTGTTTGGAGATAATGAAGAATAATCAATGAATAATCAATAACTTTTATGTATTAACACTGCTTTCACTACAACGTcacctttaaaatgtttattatcaataaaaaaaatatgcgcctgtctaaaaaaaaaaaaatgacctgcTTAAATATCAGGAGTAGAGCCGTCACTTCCGGTGCAGTGTTGTCTGAGTGACGTCAGCTTCACTTCCTCCCGGTGATAGATAATCAATAATCAGGTTAATTTAATAATTAGAAACAGAAGTCATCCACTCTGTCTTTGATCAGCTCATTAAACACACTGATCATGTAAATATTGATCAGTGATCACATGCAGCAGCAGGTGACGTCAGATAGTGAAGTCAGCGCATCAGGTTGTTATAGTTGCCCTCTGAGGGGAGTATTATGGGATGTGGACTCTGTCAGCTGTCACATGGGAACTTGTGGAGTCATTTCATCcaaatattactttttattcttgaaaactgtcatattttttacttctatttcttcaaaatattacttttctgaaaaaatatgacactttgatttttttctttaaaatattttttcttgaaatataattttttttaaaaaatattaaacttttttctttgtcttttctttcttgaaaaattactactttattctcaaaatgtaagttttatttttaaattacgTAATTATTCTTCAAAAACTTATTACGACTTATTTCTTCtaaatctatattttttcaAGATTTCATCTTTATATCTATGattgtatataatatataaatatatatatatttatatatgatatACATCTATGATATATATCAGATCTTCCTCTGAGACGTTTAAACTGTATTGTGCAGTTTTTAGGACTCAGCTGTTCCTGAaggattgtttgtttgtttacatgtgcagATTATATGCagttaagtgtttttattatatgaaaataaatcttttataaatataaaattgtatttttgaatgtgaaaacaaatgaatgagaaactcatttaaataaacagtttattaagtgaaatatctcatAATATCACATAAATAACAAACTAGAGATAATCaatcatcatcaatcaatcaatcacgtTTTATTCTCTGAATAGAAAgtctttatgtatttgtttatttgtttgtctgttttgtgatAAACTGAATGTTCATCATATATTATTAAAACGTGTCTGAAGATGTTTCATAGCTGGATGCTGATGAGAGATCGTCTCCATAGCAACCAGATACAGATGATGACGTCACAGTTTTATCCCATTAATGCTGTAATTAATTCattctgtattttaatgaacttgaaggttaaaaaataacagaaaacatcaacaagttatttgttcatttaaatttaaatgatgtttgttATTAAAGGAGAAAATTCAGCTTTAATGAAgcaaaatcattaaaactttattacgttttattcagtttattctgtcttgttgttttattttctcagtaCTTTTATTTGCTAGATTTTGTTCCATTGAGctgattttaaagtttgtttacacataaagtttattattaattaacatATCAGGCTCCGCCTCACAGTCGCCTCattataaagacaataaaacacaaagttcaCTTCATGAAAGCAGCTCAGTGAGAGAGCTCGTTAGCATCATGTGATTGGTTCAGCGTGGGTCAGCTGACAGTCGAAGGTGTGCGTGAAGGCGTCCAGCAGGTGAGGGACGGCGTCCTCCACGCTGACGTCTCTCTGCAGCTCGGCGCTCAGCGACGTCACGCCTTTATCCTCGATGCCGCACGGCACGATGTGCGTGAACCACGACAGGTCGGTGTTACAGTTCAACGCCACGCCGTGAGACGTGACGTAGCGACCGCAGTGGATCCctgtaaaacaataacaacaacaacaacaacaacaacaacaacgttcatgtttgtcttcatcttccAAACTCTGCAGATTGTtcacacaaatgaaacaaacttAAAAGAGTCAAAACATTTAAGAGGCTGTTTGTGGAGTcaaatggaaacaaacaaacaaacaaacaaacaaacaaacagttgttgttgttcGTTGTTTTTTATCGTTTAGTTTTCCAGaatctaaaatgttttgtattattgtaGAAAGAATGACTAAAACtatttatcaattatcaaaatgttgctgattaatttctcTCGATCAGCTGATCAATGAATCAGCTGATCAATGAATCAGCTGATTGTTGAACAGGATATAAACTAGACTGAACCTGGAAACATTCATATTAATATAAAGATCATAAAAACCTTCAGTTCAggttaaagaaaacattcaagttTCTTCTTCGTCCTTCaggatgtgacatcacaaccagtttggagccaatcaggACTCAGTATTtagagattctggatttttaatgaagggttagggttagggttattaactgataaataatttgtgtctgaaacGGTTTCACATCAGAAAGATGAAGGTTGTAGTTTTCGTACCGATGGCGCAGATCTTATTGTCTCCGACCCAAACGCCGGTGTGAGGAGACGTCGACGCTTCGATGCCGAACCTGCCGCAGACGGAGATGATCGTCTTCTCCAGCTCGCCAACGTACCAACGAACACTCTGAGAGAACAGACAACATCAGCAGCAAGATCATAGCTGTGGGCGGAGCTACAAGTGAAGCCCCGCCTCCCAGCATGCGGCGAGGGAACAAAGCAGGTTCAGACCTTCTTGAAGGAGCCCAGGTTCAGGACCGGGTAGCAGACCAGCTGACCCGGGCCGTGGAAGGTGATGAGTCCTCCCCGGTTGGTGCGGTGGACCTCGGCGCCCAGCCGGCTCAGGCGGTCCAGCAGGGGGGCGGGGTACGGTCTGTGGCGGATCCCCGTGGTGTAGACCGGCGGGTGCTGACACAGCAGCAGGGCGTGAGCCGGACCGGACCGGTGCCGGTTCACGTAGACCTGCTGCAGCCGCACGGCCTCCTGGTACGAGACCAGGCCCAGACGGACCACCTCCACCACCGGCCGGCCGCCCTGCATCCAGGACCTGGACTGGAACCGGGACCGGGACCGGGACCAGGACCGGGACAAGCTGTCAGTTAGAGCAGAGACGTTAACGACCGTCAACtgttactattttctttattaatcaaGTCATTGATTAGTCGTCTCTACGGAGGATTTAAAAcgccaaataaaaacaaatcaaagaaataatgtaaacaaacaaacacgttgttgatgtgtttgttgttttctcactgacatcattaaaactaaaacatgcTGAAAGGAAACTTGACTTTAATAacctttaattgtttttcattgtgaatttttctttgttttctttgctgtgaTTTGATCTTAATGTGGAAAATTAATTTCACAACgaaaaacaattaattcagacaaaaaaataattattttcctctgaacatgtttttgtcttttaagtGTAAAACCgtaaatacaaaacaatgtgtaatatttattacattattcctttaagttgtttttatttagacatttttaatcTTCCGtatatttcagatgtttgtttttgatgttcagtcaaaaaatactttaaaaaactgcaaatattcTCATGTGAGGAGCTCAATTTAGTGAATTTGGGGattttttgattaaaatatgtgattaattttctgtcgatgtTTGATGATCTTTGACTCGTCTTTCAACTCTGCAGCTTTGTTGTTGCTTCttctaaactgtaaacaaactcAAACTAGATTTTATTCAGAAGTTTGTGAGTAAAAGTGaagaacttttacttttatctttcacGAAGAGCAGAGATTTAAGTTGGATTATATCTTTACAAACTGAAAGGTGGTTATGGGATGGTTACGGAATGGTTATGAGATGGTTATGGGATggttatggaatagttatgggatGGTTATGGAATGGTTATGGAATGGTTATGGGATggttatggaatagttatggaatGGTTATGGGATggttatggaatagttatgggatGGTTATGGGATGGTTATGGAATGGTTATGGAATGGTTATGGGATGGTTATGGGATggttatggaatagttatgggatGGTTATGGGATGGTTATGGGATggttatggaatagttatgggatGGTTATGGGATggttatggaatagttatgggatGGTTATGGGATGGTTATGGAATggttatggaatagttatggaatagttatgggatggttatggaatagttatgggatGGTTATGGAATGGTTATGGGATAGTTACggaatagttatgggatagttatAGGATggttatggaatagttatggctCATTACAAGTGCAACCACAGATAACTCCGCTGCTTTATATATATAAGTGGATCTGTGATGAACATTTGATATGaagttaaattaaatgtgtgagaggatcAATATACAATCAGTTTTCTGTCCATAATGTTCGTACACACGTGTCAGACTTTAGATTCTCCTGTCgactttgtttttatagatcacaACTTTAGCGCGGGAAGTGCCGCGCGTCTCTTTCAAGCCCCGTTTTGTGCGCACGCAACGGTTATAACTGAGACCTCTGATCACTAATAATCACATGATCACTGATAATCAATGATGTTTACAGTTTCAAACCTGAGtagtttctgtgtgtgccgcTCAGCTGCTCTCACCGGCCGCCATCGCTGTCACTCTTCTTCTTCGACCGGAAAAAGTGTTTCTTCTTCCGGTTTGTGCAGCCGACCGGAAGATAAAACCTTTCACAATAAAACTTCAATTCGTTTATTTTATCCACAAgactcttatttatttatttatttataattttatatcaattttaaagattttcaaAACGTATTCATGtcttaatttaattaaattttctctgtatttccaTGAAGTTGTAATATTTCAGTTATGTACTCAGTGCCAATTAACTAACAATACCTTCTGTGTCTGTTATATGGTTATGTCATGTTATATGTGtcatgttatatatatacagtaaataaacttCATAAAAATCTTTGGTTCATATTCATAATATATGATATACAAATATCCACATAAAACTTGTGATATTGTAGATgttataacatttttaaactatattaaatgagaagtttaaagctttcaatagttttttttatttgttctttgtttACACACATCATGGTGAGAAGTCACTGAACAAATCATTATAGAAATTGTTTATGGTTAATTGTTTGCGAGCTCAGATCTAGAAACATAGCAGATAGCAGTGGGTTGGTAAGTGTTTCTGAAActttgttttgagttttgattCAGATTTAGCCCGTTGTCAGTCTTTCTTTGGGCAGAGCAGTTCCTGGTTTCACTCTCTGAGTCACAGTAAGTGAGTCAGCTGACGCAGGTCGCACCCTCTGTTGTTGCTTTGTTCTGGAAGTCTGAAAGGGGCGGGTCCAGCCGCAGTACTTCTTGATACTTAAACACACAGGCTGCGCTGTAGTGTCAGTCCTTATTGTGTTAAGACTGAATTGGATAAAGACCTTTGAGTCTACCTGTGTGAGTCCACTGAGCAAAGACACTGactggtttttccttttctaCTGTTTACTCTCATAGTCTGCCTCACTCACCATGTGCTACAAAGACATCCGTGTCATCCAAGGCTTGCGAAAAAATCGCATCTGTTGTAGACAAAGCAACCCTGAGAACCTCTATTTACTCAGAAAAATCTCCACTACTCACTCCTCCTTCACTCCCAGCCTATGGAGTTGCCAATTGACTGTTAATAAAAAGAATTTTTCCGGGCACTTGAATGTTCCTCACTCCTGGTCAATGAGGCTACAGATAAACTCTGCTCCTCACTAGCCTCCTCTCTTAACCATCTCTGCCCTCTAACATCCAAACCTGCTCGCATCATCCCCCCAGTCCACGGCTCACTGAAGTCATCAGAGAGCAAAGGATGGagctcagagcagcagagagaaaatggtGTAAATCCAGAGAATCCACTGACCTCAGTGACTATCAGGGTCTCCCAGCATCATTCTCCTCCAGTTTAAAAACTGTTAAGACCACTAACTATGAGAACCAGATCTGTGGCGCCACAGATGCTTGGAAAATGTTCTCTGCTTTTAACTCACTCCTCaatccgcctcctcctcctcctccctccgctctgctcactgcagacatgtttgCCTCATTTTTCAGCGACCAGTTCTCTGAGCGTGACCAACCCAGACTAGAGCTGCCAGCTAACAGGGCCAAACTCTCCTCATTCTCCCCTATGACTGAGGAGGAAGTCTCCAAACTTCTGCTGGACTCTCGTCCCACTACCTGTCCTCTGGACCCAATACCATCCAACCTGCTACAGACCGTTTCCCCCACAATTAACCCCGCagtcacacacatcttcaactcCTCACTTACAACGGGTGTTTTCCCCGCCGCATTTAAGCAAGCTCGAGTCACCCCGCTGCTCAAAAAACCTACACTCACCCCAGCTCAGGTTGAAAACTACAGACCGGTTTCACTCCTGCCCTTCCTGTCAAAAATACTTGAGCACACAGTCTTTAACCAAGTCTCTGAATTCCTTTCTGAGAACAACCTGTATGATCTGAATCAGTCCGGCTTTAAGCGGGGTCACTCTGCCGAGACGGCACTCCTGTCGGTTATGGACTCACTATGCTCAGCTAAAGTTTCTGGTCAGTCCTCAGCTCTATTGCTGCTGGAtctgtcagctgcctttgacacGGTAAACCACCAAATTCAGCCCCCTTCTCTTCACAATATACACCACCTCACTTGGCGCAATCATCAGCTCCCATAGTTTCTCataccattgctatgctgatgatgcCCAGCTATTCCTATCGTTCCCACCAGAAGACCACACAGTCTCGGCTCAGATCTCGTCATGCCTTGCCAATATATCAGCATGGATGAAATAACGCCATCTTCAACTCAACCTCTCTAAGACTGATCTCCTTgtcatcccagccagtccctcCATACAACAACAGATCAGCATCCAGCTCAAATCAACCAACTCATACCCCTGCCTGGAACTTGGttgtcatgattgatgaccaGCTACCCTTCAAGGCTCACGTGGCCTCAATTGCTCGGTCATGTTGGTTTGTCCTGTACAACATCAGAAAGATCAGACCTttcctgtctgagcatgcagcacaactcctggttcaggctctcgtaatatcacacattgactactgcaactcctgactggcaggcctccctgcatgtacgttcaaacctctgcagatgatccagaacgcgGCGGCGCGTCTGGTCTTCAATGTGTTGAGCTTCGATCAACACATGTCACCCTgctgttcatatccctccactggctcccagttgcttCCCGCATCgaattcaaaaccctgacactcgcTTACAGAACAACAACTAAAacacctgaactccctcattcaggtctacactccctctcgctcactacgctctgccaatgaaaggcgcctggtaccacaACAGGACCCTAAGtcactagctagactcttctgTAGTTCCTTGGTGGTGGAACGAGTTCCCAAACTCTGTTCGATCTGtagagtccctctcaatcttaAAGAAAAGACTGAAGACCCAGCTcttgaaaataaatcaataaattatccGCTTCTGTGCACTCTATGCACTGCCGGTCAGCCAGTTGTTAACTGGTGACTCTAACTTGCCcttaggtgtgaatgtgagtgtgaatagCTGTCTGTCTCCATACTGTATGTTAGCTCTGTTATTGGCTGGCTACCTGTCCAGGTGTACTCTGCCTCTAGCCCAACATCAGCTGACCCTGTTGAGgataagaagaaaagaaaatggatgaaacatcatttaaaattgtaagtaaataaaatactCCCCTGTTTATTTCAGATCCTCTCAAACATGACTTCcgttattttctgtttttcataataaatatattttattgtgaagtTGCATCTCGCGCGGTGTTCCAGCTCCGCGGTTGGCGGGCTGCGCGCGGCGGGGCGGGGCTTGATGTGAGCGCGGACCGGAGAGAGAAGACTCACCAGGGAAGATGGCGACCGCAGGGTCCGCCGAATCGCCCTGCAGACCGGCCAGCGCCGCCGGCAGGTCCCTGCCCGGTTCCCGGCCCGACTCCCGGCCCGGAGCCGGGCGCGGGGCCGCGTGTAGCCCGCGGGACGACGAGATGAAGAAGTGCGCGGTGTGTGCGGAGGCTCAGCCCGGCGGACAACCGGCCTGTCCGCTCTGCCGGGCCCGGAGCTCCGGCAGCGACGAGCGGCTCCGCAGGAGGAGTGACCCcgagaggagcagcagcaggccgGGCAGGAGGGACTGCGACAGCCGGAGAGGTCGGTGTGTTTACCGGGGAAACCACAGCTGACATTCCGCTACTGCTGGCTGTTTGTTCTGACAAATTAACCACAGGAACATCAGACACAGCCAGACTTTAATTCAGTCCTCAGTAACTTTGCTGTAACTTTGGTTTTATCAGCAGGAGGCCTGAAGAGTTTCTGACCGGCTGTCAGCTTCACTTTACCGGCAGTAACAGTCTCAGTCAGCCGCTTACAGATACTTAAACGTTTCAGTCACTCGGTGGACAACATAACGGCaggtttaaatgtgtttcatggAGTTTTGTATGAAGCTTGCTGGagcagaaaagacagaaatcatTGATATTATCAGATAAAGCGTCATGAAGTGTGAGCTTGATGTTTATCAAAGACATTGATTGACATGAATGTGTCAGATGTGCAGGATAAAGCAGATATCTGCGCTGTCTCCGCTCAGATCAGGTGATTTGTTGGAGGACTTGTCCAGACTTGTTTCCTCTCGGTCTCCTTCATCACCGtgtttctgtctgcagcagctgttttgtttttattgattattaagTCTTAAATGGAATTAAACCCGAACAACATAGAGAAAACACAGCTGCTGTAACTCAGAACATGCAGGTAATTTCAGGTAATAGTCAGTTTTTTGGCTTCGTTCAGAACTAACAAAACTTTTCATTTCTCCGTTTACAGTCTGAGTTTGTTCCCTTCAATACAGAcgatttattattattacataatattttataaGGACAAGTGTCCATGAGACAATCTAAATGTGTATCTGCCTTTAATATCACTGTGGGTAAAGTTACTAATCAATAATCAGGATAAATTCCTCAAtcacagtagagctgcaacaattaatcgatcactctgcaactgttttgatatttgaattATCGTTTTAGAGattagtaaactgaatatttgttgATCAGACAGAACAACTTTGACTCTGGgttttattaatcaataataaaaagaatcttaagttgcagctttaaatcacAACCTGCTCCTACttttataatttaatacatCTTACAAGTAGTTTGCTGATGTTTTCTCTGGAGCTGCAGCTAactgttatttttcattatcgattaatctgttgattattttcaagattgattgattagttgtttggtccataaaatgtcagaaaacagtgaaaactggatcagaaaccagaaaatattcacactgaagaagctggaatcagataattaattgattgagttgattaatggttgcagctctggtTTTCTCCTTGTTGACGTTGTTATttatgatgtttgtttgtttgttttctgtcgtCAGAGTTCTTCGTGTGTCCGGCTCTCGTCCCAAAGTCTGCTGAAGTTTCATCAA
This is a stretch of genomic DNA from Thunnus albacares chromosome 6, fThuAlb1.1, whole genome shotgun sequence. It encodes these proteins:
- the lipt2 gene encoding putative lipoyltransferase 2, mitochondrial — encoded protein: MQGGRPVVEVVRLGLVSYQEAVRLQQVYVNRHRSGPAHALLLCQHPPVYTTGIRHRPYPAPLLDRLSRLGAEVHRTNRGGLITFHGPGQLVCYPVLNLGSFKKSVRWYVGELEKTIISVCGRFGIEASTSPHTGVWVGDNKICAIGIHCGRYVTSHGVALNCNTDLSWFTHIVPCGIEDKGVTSLSAELQRDVSVEDAVPHLLDAFTHTFDCQLTHAEPIT